In Arsenicicoccus dermatophilus, a genomic segment contains:
- a CDS encoding spermidine synthase: MNLGEQHGGPSMVVDRGEGVNGELVLRSDGADLEVVANGVFLMDTRVTVSERAMVRDTLAHVGAGARLLVGGLGVGSSVHEALVSGAGEIDVVEIEPLVITWWERWFRAYWGLSTSQCRRVRIVPAALQDYVRTCERTYDAIVLDTDNGPEWLVTSGNAPIYALPALRRVARLLAPGGRCVYWSASPSAAFEERLRQVYADVVRHDVPRGDVPPDVLYACERPILSSPSSNHAGTAEITASGGSAP; the protein is encoded by the coding sequence ATGAATCTCGGTGAGCAGCACGGCGGTCCGTCGATGGTGGTGGACCGGGGCGAGGGCGTCAACGGCGAGCTCGTGCTGCGCTCGGACGGAGCCGACCTGGAGGTCGTCGCCAACGGCGTCTTCCTCATGGACACCCGGGTCACCGTGTCCGAGCGGGCGATGGTGCGCGACACCCTGGCCCACGTCGGTGCCGGGGCCCGGCTTCTCGTCGGCGGGCTGGGGGTGGGGTCCTCGGTGCACGAGGCGCTCGTGAGCGGCGCCGGCGAGATCGACGTCGTGGAGATCGAGCCCCTCGTCATCACCTGGTGGGAGCGGTGGTTCCGCGCGTACTGGGGACTCTCGACCAGCCAGTGCCGCCGGGTGCGGATCGTGCCGGCGGCGCTGCAGGACTACGTCCGGACCTGCGAGCGCACCTACGACGCGATCGTGCTGGACACCGACAACGGCCCCGAGTGGCTGGTCACGTCCGGCAACGCCCCGATCTACGCGCTGCCTGCGCTGCGCCGGGTGGCCCGGCTGCTGGCGCCCGGCGGGCGGTGCGTCTACTGGTCCGCCTCCCCGTCCGCGGCCTTCGAGGAGCGGCTGCGCCAGGTGTATGCCGACGTCGTGCGCCACGACGTGCCGCGCGGTGACGTGCCTCCCGACGTGCTCTATGCCTGCGAGCGCCCGATCCTCAGCTCACCGTCCTCGAACCACGCGGGCACCGCGGAGATCACCGCTTCCGGGGGCAGCGCGCCGTAG
- a CDS encoding DUF952 domain-containing protein — MTRRPRRNAGKPQSADIVGHLTTQAAWEEGLAAGAYTTSTYGRTLEEEGFIHCSTPEQLPATARRFYRDVPGPLVVLIVEPALLGRAHLRMAQVGEETFPYVYGALPPEAVISAVPAWFEDGELRIGRSQA, encoded by the coding sequence ATGACCCGTCGCCCCCGCCGCAACGCCGGCAAGCCGCAGAGCGCCGACATCGTCGGCCACCTGACCACGCAGGCCGCGTGGGAGGAGGGCCTCGCCGCGGGCGCCTACACCACCTCGACGTACGGCCGCACGCTGGAGGAGGAGGGCTTCATCCACTGCTCCACCCCCGAGCAGCTCCCGGCCACCGCGCGCCGGTTCTACCGCGACGTGCCCGGACCCTTGGTCGTGCTGATCGTCGAACCGGCCCTGCTCGGCCGCGCCCATCTCAGGATGGCGCAGGTGGGAGAGGAGACCTTCCCGTACGTCTACGGCGCGCTGCCCCCGGAAGCGGTGATCTCCGCGGTGCCCGCGTGGTTCGAGGACGGTGAGCTGAGGATCGGGCGCTCGCAGGCATAG